The Glycine max cultivar Williams 82 chromosome 12, Glycine_max_v4.0, whole genome shotgun sequence genome window below encodes:
- the LOC100815939 gene encoding choline transporter protein 1 isoform X2, whose amino-acid sequence MRGPLGAVIGRYPSSDGVTQMGGIIRHNRKCRDITVLVIFIAFWIAMIVNSSFAFNQGNPLRLTYGLDYKGNVCGDKHAHPGLSELELRYWQNPNQVYQSGLKDSQFKLADARSICLSECPMPSEDSLNWVCDYPEGDIRLSMKDWINRNYDYFEFLTPEMRNSSLQLQGPCYPVIFPSVNVYWSCQFIARASNTSLKHWQQMGGVNINEDIVIDKSIHKSINSRSSVLKRYMADIGKAWPVLIVCGGILPLFLSVIWLMMIRHFVAAMPWITVVLFNVLIISVTMFYYLKAGWIGNDAISPIIGEHDPYISVYGRELTHIRVVTILMTSIMVVAILTSIAIVRRILMATSVLKVAAKVIGEVQALIIFPLIPYAILAVFYMFWISAALHLFSSGEVVQNNCNSNCCTYDLIAKRVKCDRCCGYSIHYTPHIGVAILFHLFGCYWATQFFIACSSTVIAGSVASYYWARGETSPEIPFLSVFSSMKRLMRYSLGSVALGSLIVSFVESIRFLLEVIRRKLKVSSHRHDSCLGKAAYQSSQCFLRCIEWTIKSVNRNAYILANGSESRFSCTCCIYD is encoded by the exons ATGAGGGGTCCTTTGGGTGCAGTAATAGGAAGATACCCATCAAGTGATGGAGTTACCCAAATGGGTGGAATTATAAGGCACAACAGGAAATGCAGGGACATCACTGTTCTAGTGATCTTCATAGCTTTTTGGATAGCAATGATTGTCAACTCCAGCTTTGCTTTCAACCAAGGAAACCCACTGAG GCTTACTTATGGACTTGACTACAAAGGGAATGTGTGTGGTGACAAGCATGCACACCCTGGCCTTAGTGAATTGGAGCTCAGATATTGGCAAAATCCTAACCAGGTTTATCAGAGTGGATTGAAGGATAGCCAATTCAAACTGGCTGATGCCCGCAGTATATGCTTGTCGGAGTGCCCTATGCCTTCGGAAGATTCCCTTAATTGGGTGTGTGATTATCCTGAAGGAGATATTCGTCTTTCGATGAAAGATTGGATTAATAGGAACTATGATTATTTTGAGTTTCTTACACCGGAAATGAGAAACTCCTCTCTTCAACTACAGGGTCCATGTTATCCTGTAATATTTCCCAGTGTAAATG TTTACTGGAGTTGCCAATTCATTGCTCGGGCATCAAATACATCTTTGAAGCATTGGCAGCAGATGGGTGGAGTTAACATCAACGAAGACATTGTTATTGACAAGTCCATTCACAAGTCTATTAATTCTCGGTCATCTGTCTTAAAG AGATACATGGCAGACATAGGAAAGGCATGGCCTGTGTTGATTGTTTGTGGAGGGATTTTGCCTCTTTTTCTGTCTGTGATTTGGCTGATGATGATTCGACATTTTGTTGCTGCAATGCCTTGGATAACAGTTGTGCTCTTTAATGTTCTAATAATATCTGTCACAATGTTCTACTACCTTAAAG CTGGATGGATTGGAAATGATGCCATTTCTCCCATCATTGGTGAGCATGACCCTTACATTAGTGTATATGGGAGG GAGCTGACTCATATACGAGTTGTCACTATACTTATGACCTCTATCATGGTTGTCGCCATTCTTACATCAATTGCTATTGTTCGCCGCATCCTTATGGCAACATCTGTCCTGAAG gtTGCTGCAAAAGTGATAGGAGAAGTTCAAGCCCtcattatttttcctctcataCCATATGCTATCCTTGCAGTGTTTTACATGTTCTGGATTTCAGCTGCTCTCCATTTGTTCAGCTCTGGCGAGGTTGTTCAGAATAATTGCAACTCTAACTGTTGCACATATGATCTTATTGCAAAACGGGTAAAATGCGATCGTTGTTGTGGTTATAGCATTCATTACACACCACATATTGGAGTTGCCATCCTTTTCCACCTATTTGGGTGTTATTGGGCTACACAATTTTTCATAGCTTGCTCCTCAACAGTGATTGCTGGGTCTGTCGCGTCTTATTACTGGGCCCGTGGTGAAACATCC CCAGAAATTCCATTTCTTTCTGTCTTTTCCTCCATGAAGAGGCTTATGCGTTACAGTCTTGGGTCTGTGGCTCTTGGCTCTCTGATTGTATCATTTGTAGAATCAATCCGCTTTCTGCTTGAAGTTATTCGTCGTAAGCTAAAAGTCTCAAGTCATAGGCATGACAGCTGCTTAGGCAAGGCTGCATACCAATCTTCTCAATGTTTTCTCAGGTGTATTGAATGGACCATCAAATCAGTAAACCGAAATGCTTACATCCTG GCCAATGGAAGTGAAAGCCGATTCTCTTGTACCTGTTGCATTTATGATTGA
- the LOC100815939 gene encoding choline transporter protein 1 isoform X1, with the protein MRGPLGAVIGRYPSSDGVTQMGGIIRHNRKCRDITVLVIFIAFWIAMIVNSSFAFNQGNPLRLTYGLDYKGNVCGDKHAHPGLSELELRYWQNPNQVYQSGLKDSQFKLADARSICLSECPMPSEDSLNWVCDYPEGDIRLSMKDWINRNYDYFEFLTPEMRNSSLQLQGPCYPVIFPSVNVYWSCQFIARASNTSLKHWQQMGGVNINEDIVIDKSIHKSINSRSSVLKRYMADIGKAWPVLIVCGGILPLFLSVIWLMMIRHFVAAMPWITVVLFNVLIISVTMFYYLKAGWIGNDAISPIIGEHDPYISVYGRELTHIRVVTILMTSIMVVAILTSIAIVRRILMATSVLKVAAKVIGEVQALIIFPLIPYAILAVFYMFWISAALHLFSSGEVVQNNCNSNCCTYDLIAKRVKCDRCCGYSIHYTPHIGVAILFHLFGCYWATQFFIACSSTVIAGSVASYYWARGETSPEIPFLSVFSSMKRLMRYSLGSVALGSLIVSFVESIRFLLEVIRRKLKVSSHRHDSCLGKAAYQSSQCFLRCIEWTIKSVNRNAYILIAITGKSFFSASSIATELIMNNILKIGRLNVIGDVILFLGKLCVSLSCALFAFLMLDTHKYNSAHNKTSSPLLPVVVCWALGYIVSTLFFAVVEMSIDTIVLSFCQDSEEHQGTAQYAPPLLVETLSDQNEMQRLTQGP; encoded by the exons ATGAGGGGTCCTTTGGGTGCAGTAATAGGAAGATACCCATCAAGTGATGGAGTTACCCAAATGGGTGGAATTATAAGGCACAACAGGAAATGCAGGGACATCACTGTTCTAGTGATCTTCATAGCTTTTTGGATAGCAATGATTGTCAACTCCAGCTTTGCTTTCAACCAAGGAAACCCACTGAG GCTTACTTATGGACTTGACTACAAAGGGAATGTGTGTGGTGACAAGCATGCACACCCTGGCCTTAGTGAATTGGAGCTCAGATATTGGCAAAATCCTAACCAGGTTTATCAGAGTGGATTGAAGGATAGCCAATTCAAACTGGCTGATGCCCGCAGTATATGCTTGTCGGAGTGCCCTATGCCTTCGGAAGATTCCCTTAATTGGGTGTGTGATTATCCTGAAGGAGATATTCGTCTTTCGATGAAAGATTGGATTAATAGGAACTATGATTATTTTGAGTTTCTTACACCGGAAATGAGAAACTCCTCTCTTCAACTACAGGGTCCATGTTATCCTGTAATATTTCCCAGTGTAAATG TTTACTGGAGTTGCCAATTCATTGCTCGGGCATCAAATACATCTTTGAAGCATTGGCAGCAGATGGGTGGAGTTAACATCAACGAAGACATTGTTATTGACAAGTCCATTCACAAGTCTATTAATTCTCGGTCATCTGTCTTAAAG AGATACATGGCAGACATAGGAAAGGCATGGCCTGTGTTGATTGTTTGTGGAGGGATTTTGCCTCTTTTTCTGTCTGTGATTTGGCTGATGATGATTCGACATTTTGTTGCTGCAATGCCTTGGATAACAGTTGTGCTCTTTAATGTTCTAATAATATCTGTCACAATGTTCTACTACCTTAAAG CTGGATGGATTGGAAATGATGCCATTTCTCCCATCATTGGTGAGCATGACCCTTACATTAGTGTATATGGGAGG GAGCTGACTCATATACGAGTTGTCACTATACTTATGACCTCTATCATGGTTGTCGCCATTCTTACATCAATTGCTATTGTTCGCCGCATCCTTATGGCAACATCTGTCCTGAAG gtTGCTGCAAAAGTGATAGGAGAAGTTCAAGCCCtcattatttttcctctcataCCATATGCTATCCTTGCAGTGTTTTACATGTTCTGGATTTCAGCTGCTCTCCATTTGTTCAGCTCTGGCGAGGTTGTTCAGAATAATTGCAACTCTAACTGTTGCACATATGATCTTATTGCAAAACGGGTAAAATGCGATCGTTGTTGTGGTTATAGCATTCATTACACACCACATATTGGAGTTGCCATCCTTTTCCACCTATTTGGGTGTTATTGGGCTACACAATTTTTCATAGCTTGCTCCTCAACAGTGATTGCTGGGTCTGTCGCGTCTTATTACTGGGCCCGTGGTGAAACATCC CCAGAAATTCCATTTCTTTCTGTCTTTTCCTCCATGAAGAGGCTTATGCGTTACAGTCTTGGGTCTGTGGCTCTTGGCTCTCTGATTGTATCATTTGTAGAATCAATCCGCTTTCTGCTTGAAGTTATTCGTCGTAAGCTAAAAGTCTCAAGTCATAGGCATGACAGCTGCTTAGGCAAGGCTGCATACCAATCTTCTCAATGTTTTCTCAGGTGTATTGAATGGACCATCAAATCAGTAAACCGAAATGCTTACATCCTG ATTGCTATAACAGGCAAAAGTTTCTTTAGCGCTTCTTCTATTGCAACAGAACTGATTATGAATAATATTCTAAAGATTGGGCGTCTTAATGTGATTGGAGATGTCATTTTGTTCCTTGGAAAACTGTGTGTCAGCCTCTCGTGTGCTTTGTTTGCGTTCCTCATGTTGGACACACACAAGTACAACTCTGCTCATAACAAGACCTCATCTCCCCTCTTACCTGTTGTG GTTTGCTGGGCTCTTGGATACATTGTTTCAACCCTTTTCTTTGCAGTTGTGGAGATGTCAATTGATACCATAGTTCTCTCATTCTGCCAGGATTCTGAAGAGCACCAAGGGACAGCACAGTATGCTCCACCCCTTCTCGTTGAGACCCTCAGTGACCAAAATGAGATGCAGAGACTCACACAAGGACCCTAA
- the LOC100306575 gene encoding uncharacterized protein, with product MGSRGVIADKWSMRILWACAIGSAVSLYMVAVERQAQNRQRMLAEELKAMESGESNGKDG from the exons ATGGGAAGCAGAGGAGTAATTGCGGACAAGTGGTCCATGAGAATTCTTTGGGCATGTGCTATTGGAAGTGCCGTCA GCCTGTATATGGTTGCTGTAGAAAGGCAAGCACAGAATAGGCAGAGGATGCTGGCTGAAGAATTGAAAGCAATGGAGTCAGGGGAAAGCAACGGCAAAGATGGATGA